In the genome of Oceanispirochaeta sp., the window TGGTTCCATTCCTGTCCGGCTCCACTGCTGATGCCCATATTCACCTTGAATCCATAATCCAGGGCCCATAGAGACGAGATATTCAGACTGAGAAGGATGAAAATCAATGCTTTTTTGTCAGCTGCCATCTTTTCCTCCGGTAGTAGGGACAAAATATTTCATCCTTAGTATAACAAAAAACCTGCCTTTTACGGCAGGTTTTATTAAAATTGCAAGAATAAGGTTTCAGCCTTCCAGATGATCCAGGGTGATCTTCAGCATACGGCGGACCGGTTCGGCCGCACCCCATAGAAGCTGGTCTCCCACGGTAAAGGCTGTGAGATAATCCGGGCCCATATTGAGTTTTCTGACTCTTCCCACGGGCACTGTCAGTCCCCCTGATACGGCGGCAGGTGTTAAACCGGCCAGAGAGTCCTCTTTATTGTTGGGAATGAATCTGACCCAGTCATTGCTGCTTTTAATGATGTCTTCGATTTCATCCAGCGGGATGTCTCTTGTCATCTTGATGGTCAATGCCTGGCTGTGGCAGCGCATAGAACCGATGCGGACACAGAGCCCGTCGATGGGTATGGCCGGGTCGTTCATCAGAATCTTATTGGTTTCGGCAAATCCCTTCCATTCTTCCTTGGTCATGCCGTTATCCATGGCTTTGTCTATCCAGGGGATCAGGCTGCCTGCGAGGGGTGCTCCGAATTGCTCCTTGGGAAAGCTGTCGCTGCGGAGGGTGTCGGTTATCTTCTTATCCAGTTCCAGAATGGCTGAGGAAGGATTAAGGAGGCCTGTGGCGCTGTTGCCCAGTACATCCATCTGGGAGATCAGTTCTTTCATATTCATGGCACCCGCACCGGAAGCCGCCTGGTAGGTCATGGAGGTCATCCATTCAATCAGGTTTTCTCTGAACAATCCGTTCAGAGCCATCAGCATCAGGCTGACCGTGCAGTTTCCACCCACATAGGTCTTGATGCCCGAGCGGAGTCCTTTCTGGATAACATCTTTATTGACAGGGTCCAGAACAATCAGGCTGTCTTCTTTCATCCTCAGAGTCGAGGCTGCGTCAATCCAGTACCCTTTCCACCCGGATTTTTTGAGCTCGGGATAGATCCTTTCAGTATAGGAACCGCCCTGGCAGCTGAGGATAATATCCTGCTCCTTGAGGGTTTTAAGATCAAAGGCATCTGCCAGTGCAGGCAGTTCTCTTCCAAAATCAGGGGCTTTCTGACCTGCCTGGGATGTGGAGAACAACAGGG includes:
- the asd gene encoding aspartate-semialdehyde dehydrogenase, whose amino-acid sequence is MKKVGIIGWRGMVGSVLMDRMMSEGDLAGKTLEPLLFSTSQAGQKAPDFGRELPALADAFDLKTLKEQDIILSCQGGSYTERIYPELKKSGWKGYWIDAASTLRMKEDSLIVLDPVNKDVIQKGLRSGIKTYVGGNCTVSLMLMALNGLFRENLIEWMTSMTYQAASGAGAMNMKELISQMDVLGNSATGLLNPSSAILELDKKITDTLRSDSFPKEQFGAPLAGSLIPWIDKAMDNGMTKEEWKGFAETNKILMNDPAIPIDGLCVRIGSMRCHSQALTIKMTRDIPLDEIEDIIKSSNDWVRFIPNNKEDSLAGLTPAAVSGGLTVPVGRVRKLNMGPDYLTAFTVGDQLLWGAAEPVRRMLKITLDHLEG